The window CTATGAAGAACCCCCTCTGCAAGCTTCAGATATGCAGGATGAAAGCTCTTATCACACAGACGCATGAAGGCATATTCCTCGCGCTCCATGGGCGTGTCATGCCAGCGCTCATCTCCAATCTCATTGAGCGCGAGAAACGCCCGGTCAATGTCCTCCGAGGCCTCGTTGAGAAGGTCGATTAGCCGAGACTCATCATGAACATACTCTTGCTCCAGGAAGTTGGTATAGGTTCGGAATGAATCACGACAGTAGAAGCGCTCAGGTGTCCCTTCGACATATCTGGCCAGTGCCAGATAGGCATCATGGCTACAAGAGGAAAGTGTTGGGAACGCTTTCAGTGCTTGTTCACGAGCTCGAGCGTTAACTTCGCCGGTCAACGGAGCGTGCCAGACCTTTCTTAGGTTTTTGATTGCTGATTCCATAGGCTTATAGGTTTCAGGCCAACGCCAAGCTTACCGGCAGGTCCTTAGCGACAGCGGAGGAACTGTCCGGGTAAAGCGCGAGGTTATGGAAAAGGTTTACCTAATAGCCACCAAGCTAGCACTACTCCGCTGAGGCCAAATGTTAAAAATACCAAATGAAAACAAGTTGAGTATGTAAAGAAGGGTGTACTTCGTTTTAAGCCCTTCGTTACGTGATCTTCACAATTGAATATTTTTAAGAGGTGAGGTTTGTCAGCCTCATCATCTACCTCAAATAGATTTTCGATATGTTTTAGAGCTTGTTCACCGTGACCTATTAGCTGTTTGTTCCGAAGGTCCAGTTTCCAAAAAATAAATGAAAGAAACGGAAGCAACAAGGCGAGTGGTATTCCAACTCTAATATCAGAGGCATCTTTCAATATTGCCGTTAATGCACCTGATATCAGGGCGCAAAGAATCAAATAAAAATTAAATGTTTTTATTCGTTGGTCGGCATGCAACTGAAAATATTTCCATGCATGATCACGAATCTGATCTCGTTCTTTATCATCCATCAAGACTTTCCATAATGACGCGCCTTACCGGCGCGCGGCGATCTTCCGCGCGACCGTGTAAAGGCGCAGGTTATGCAGCCGCTGATTACTGCAATACAACCCACCTTTTACGGTAGTTAAATAAGCGATATTCTTTTTTCGGAAAATTTTCTTCAGGCTGGACAGTTGATTTGACCTTGCAGTGAAGATGCCTCGAAGTCCGCTAAAAACGCAAAACGTTTTAGCGGCTGCGAAGCACGCTTCACTGCTACCATCGATCAAATCAACTGTCCAGCCTTCTATCATTTTTGTCCTTCTAATGAATTTCGCCATGCAATTTCTTTGTACCTGTGTCTTTAATATTTCTAATAATATCAGCGGTCTGGCATAACATTAAAATTATGAGCACGTCCGCTTTTGACGACTAAAGCGGCACACTAAACCAAATATGAACATTTCAAAATGATGCTAACCGACCAAAATCTTTATTAATAATTCAGTTCATACAGTTTTTTCGCCTTTAGCCTGGACAAAAACCGCACGGCTTTGTTAAAAGGTCGGAATATGGCAGGATCAAATTGGGCCATCTCACCACGATTATTTTGATAAATCAAGCAGTTTCTGGGTTATTATACGTCACTCCCGTAAAAGCTGGTCGCGCTTTTTAGTGAAAGCTTTTTCCGCTTTTGACCATAATTATCAGTATTGAACGGACATCCGTTTAATTCCTGAGGAAAATTATCCGATGCCCTTAAGCGAATTCCGGCGCTATTTGAGATCCAACAAAAGCATCCCGAACAAATACGCATCCTTTTATATCAAATGGGTGCAGGATTTCGTTCGGTTCTGCCAATCTCAACCGAATACGCAAAAGTCATCCATGCAGGTCGATCGGTTTTTGACTCGTTTGGCTAAGAAATATGAGTAGTGGCAGGTAGACCAGGCCAGGCATGCCATCCAACACTATTGTTATTTTCTGGAACGGCCGCATCGACCAGACGGGTCGCTTGAACATCCGGAATCCATCAAGGACTGGAAGACCGCCGGCGAAACCATGGTGCGCGTGCTTAGATTAAAGCAGAGATCATATCGTACTGAAAGGACCTACATACATTGGCTGAGAAGCTTTTATTCCCATGTCAAACCCGCAATTCCCAGTGAATTGACCGATCGCCACATCATCGACTTCTTGTCCTATCTCGCAGTCGAAAGGCATGTAGTTAAATCCACCCAAAACCAGGCCTTCAATGCCTTGCTGTTCTTTTATCGGCATGTGCTTGAAAAGGAGGTGGGCGAAATACGCAATGCGGTTCGGGCCAAGCCCAAATTCCGCCTCCCAACCGTGCTGTCGCCCGTCGAAGTGATGCATTTGATCGACCATCTCTCCGGTGTTTCGCGCCTGATGGCAAAAATCATATACGGCGGTGGTCTTCGTCGGGATGAGTGCATGCGCCTGAGAGTGAAGGACTTGGATTTCGAAAGAAACACGGTCACCGTTCGCGCCGGAAAAGGCGACAAAGACCGCCAGACGTTGCTGCCGGAATCCATCGTCGATGAGGTGCGGCAACACCTGTGCAACGTTCGTCACTTGTATGAAGCCGACCGCAAAGCCGACATTGCGGGTGTTCAACTGCCCGGCGCCTTGGAAAAAAAATATCCGCTGGCCTCCAAAGAATGGATCTGGTACTGGGTTTTTCCTTCCGCCAGGCTTTCCCAGGATCCCCGCTCGGGCGTTGTTCGCCGGCACCACATGTCCGGCGACGTATTGCGCAAGGGAATCCGTAACGCAGCCAAGACAGTCGGTTTGGCCAAAAGGGTAACGGCGCATACGCTCAGGCACTCTTTTGCCACCCATCTACTGGAAAATGGGACCGATATCCGCACCATCCAACAGTTGCTGGGTCATGCGGATTTAAACACCACGATGATCTATACCCATGTGGCCCGAAAGAATGCCTTTGGCGTTCGAAGCCCCTTGGACCATCAGCCCGCTTGAACCATCGAAACCGCGGCCTCGATTGTGGCGCCGGCCGAAATGACCGCTCCTGTTTCTTCGACTCCATCCGAATGCTGATCGTCAGGTCCTTCTTTGCCTTTTGCCGATCCGGCTTTATTTTAGGGTTCCAAATTCAAAATGCCGATTTCGACCCGCCGAACCCGGCGGGCACAGGAGGTAATCCATGAAAGCATTCATTTTTTTGATATCCATAGTGATGGCAACGACGGCGGCAGCGGACGGCCGATCCGTGACCTACACGGTCAATGGCGCCCCTTACGAGGGCTACTACACGACTCCGGGCGGCAGAGCGCCGCTGGTGCTGCTGGTGCACGACTGGGACGGTCTGACCGATTATGAAGTGCGGCGCGCAGAGATGCTGGCCAAGATGGGGTATGCGGTCTTTGCAGTCGATCTGTTCGGCGCCGGCGTGCGGCCGACCAAGATGGAAGATCGCCGCCAGCATACCGGCGAATTGTACGCGGATCGCGAGAAGATGCGCGCCCTGCTCGACGGCGGTTTGAAGGCGGCCCGGGATCAGGGCGCCGATACGGCCAACGCCGTGGCCATGGGGTATTGTTTCGGCGGGGCCGCGGTGCTGGAACTGGCCCGCTCAGGCGCGGACCTGAAAGGCTTCGTCTCGTTCCACGGCGGATTGAGCACGCCCCAGGGCCAGGACTACAGCCGGACCCGGGCGCCGGTGCTGATTCTGCACGGTGCGGCCGACACCGCCATCTCCATGGACGATTTTGCCAAGCTGGCCAAGGAGCTGGAAAAACATGGCGTGGCCCACGAAATGATCGCCTACGGCGGCGCGCCCCATGCGTTCACCGTGTTTGGCGAGGATCGCTACCGCGAGGATGCGGATCGGAAATCGTGGCAGCGGTTCTCGGAATTCCTCAAGGATGTGCTGCGCTGACCTCCCGCGATTCAGCCCTTTGCGGGCTCGCATCGGCGCGAGCCCGCTTTGTTTTTGCGGCTTTGCCGCCCATTGCCTTGACAAGCCATCGGCTTCAGAGGCAAAAGAAAGCCATCCCTGCAACCCATCACGACGATGAGGAAACCATGAACAGATTGAAACGCCGAACGATGGCCCTGTTCGCCTTGGCGAACCTCCTGGTATTCTTCAGACCGCCGCCATAGCCGGCGAACCGGGAGATGCCTCGGCCGATGACCGGGCCACGGAACGCCGGGAGATGGTGGCCCGGCAACTCAAGAGGCGCGGCATCGAGGACCCCGACGTGCTACGCGCCATGGCCAAGGTACCGCGGCACCGTTTCGTGCCCCAGGCCCTGCAGGCCATGGCCTATGCGGATCAACCATTGCCCATCGGCCACGACCAGACCATCTCTCAGCCCTACATCGTGGCCTTGATGTCGGAAGTGCTGGCGGTGCGGCCGGGTCAGCGGGTGCTCGAGGTGGGCACCGGATCGGGATACCAGGCGGCGGTGCTGGCCGAGATGGGCGTGACGGTCTACTCCATCGAAATCATACCCGAGCTGGGCCGACGTGCCGCGACGGTACTCGGTGAATTGGGCTACGAAGGGGCAAACCTCAAGATCGGCGACGGATATCGGGGATGGCCCGAAGCCGCCCCCTTTGACGGCATCATCGTCACCTGTGCGCCCGGCGACATTCCCGAACCGCTCACCGAGCAACTGGCCGAAGGCGGCCGGCTGGTCATTCCGGTGGGCGACGGGTTCGCCCAGAAACTCGTGCGGCTGACCAAAACAGAGGGCCGCATGGTCGAAGAGAAGATCGTGGATGTGCGCTTCGTGCCCATGGTCGACGAGAAGGGGAAAACGTACTGATGGAACCTGCCGGCGCAGCCGGTCCGGAACCCCATCGCATCCCGGAAAATGGTCGCATCATCGATGAACAAGGTCGTATTGCTCCAACTGCCCGTGCCTCAGACCAATTTCGGCCGGCAGACCGGCAACACCCCGCTGGCCGCCGCCTGGCTGAAGGCATCCCTCCCGGCTGCGGCCGCTGCGCAGGTCCGGATCCTGCCTGAAAGCATCGTCTCCTACCTGGGCGACGCCGCCCTGGTCGACCTGGTCCTGACCGAAACGCCGGACATCGTGGGCTTCACGGTCTATTGCTGGAACCTGGACCGTTCCCTGCACATGGCCAAACAGCTCAAACGGCTCAGCGCGGCGCGCATCGTTTTCGGCGGCCCGGAAATCACCCCGGACAACCCCCGGTTGCTCGGCGCGCCCATCGATTTCCGGGTGTATGGCGAAGGCGAAATCGTCTTCGAGCGGCTGATCGGCGATCCGGCGTTCTGGTCCCTCGGTTCGGCCTCGGCCCCGGCCGACACAGGCTTCGAATCCCTGCCCAGCCCCTACCTGGCCGGCCTGCTCGAACCCGGGCTGAGCAACGTCATCCTCCTCGAGACCCAGCGCGGATGCCCCTATCGCTGCCGCTACTGCTACTACAACAAGGCCCGCAGCGGATTGACGTTCGCCTCGGAAGCACATGTATTCGATGCCGTCGACTGGGCCGGGTCGCAAGGCATCGGCGAAATCTATCTGCTCGACCCTTGTCTGAGCGCCCGTCCCAGGTTCAACACCTTTTTGAAACGGCTCGCGATGCACAACCGGGACCGGCGCATGGGTTTCGTGAGCGAGATTCGGGCCGAATCCATCGACCGGGCCCTGGCCGACCTGTTCCAGACCGTCGGTTTTCTCCGGTTTGAAATCGGCCTGCAGTCGACCAACCCCAAGGCCCTGGCCGCCATGAACCGCCGTACCGACCTGGCGCGCCTTGCCGCCGGCGCCCACCTGCTCAAGGCGCGCGGCATCGTTCCCCAGATCGACCTGATCCTGGGCCTGCCTGGCGACGATCCGGCCGGATTCAGGCGGTCGGTGGATTTTTTGGTGGACAACGATCTGGCCGACGATGTCCAGCTCTTTCCCCTCTCCCTGCTGCCGGGCACCGAATTCCGCGCCCAAAGCCGAAGCCTGGGGCTCCGTTTTACGCCCGCACCGCCCTACACGGTATGGGACACGCCCACTTTCTCGCACGAAGAGATGCTCGCGGCCATAGACTATGCCGAAGTGAAACTGGACGCCGCCTTCTATCCCTTTGCGGACCTGAACATCGCCTGGCGCCTGCACCAAGAGGCCGCGCCGCGGGATGTGACGGCCCGCATCGGAGAACAGGAGATCTACACCAAACTCTACCTCACCGGCCCCCGCACCTCCCAGGAACTCCAGGCCGTCGCACCGAGGCTGAGCCATCCCTACCAGCTCTTCGTGGATCCGAAATTCACGGACGCGGCAGCCCTAGGCCGGGTGATCACGGCCCTGAGCGCCGCCAATCCCTTCACCCCTTTCGAGGTCGTATTTCTATCGCCCCCGCACAGACCCGACCGTAACCGCCTGCTCTCCGCCGTGCGGCTCAAGCGCCCCCATGTCCTGGACCTCGAAGAGCGGTTTCTATATGACCGGCCCGGCAACCGGGCGGTAATCTTCACCATCGTCAACGAAGATCGCCAGGTGCGCCAAACCGGAGAGATGGAGCGCCAGGTGTTCTGGTGGCGCCACGGGAATTTGCCCACGCGGGCGGCGCTGGACGACCTGCTGGCCGTTGACGGGGTGCTGATCGATACGGCCCTTCCCCAGGAGGCGCTGGTGCAGTGGCAGGACCGGTTTGCCCCCCTGGCGGACGGCCTGCCCCGGATCGCCTTCGCCCATCTGGTCCTTCAGCATCGCTGGCTGCTGCAAACCGCCCATGACGAGTGGGCGGCGAACATTCTCGACCCGGTCGGGCGCATGGACTCGACATCGGCCCCATCGGCAAACCATCCAAGGAGCGTGTCCAGATGAATCCAGACTTTCCCCCCATCATCGACGCCCACGCCCATTGCGGCGTGCTGGACAAAAGCTGGCCCCAATCGTGCGAGGACTATGAACGCCACATCGACGGCACCGGCATTCATGGCGTGGCCTTTTTTTCTCCGGTCTACGAGATCTACGACCGCTACGACGCCCATTTCGCCGACACGCCGGCCTGGCAGGCGCGTCGTCGGCAGAGCAACACCCACCTGCTCTCTTTGAACCCGGCCGGCCTGTCCGTCTTCCCCTACTTTTTCATCTGGAATGACTTTGCGGTGGAGCAGCTCACGCCGGGCCATCGCGGCATCAAATGGCACCGGCACCCCGGCGAACCGAAGTACCACTATGACGATCCGCGCTGCCTTGCGGCCCTGGACGAAATCCGCCGCCGCCGTCTGCCGGTGGTATTGGAAGAAGAGCTCGAGCACACCGTACGCTTCATCGGCGGCCTGGCCCAGGGGATCCGGGTGATCATTCCCCATCTGGGCGGACTCAACGGCGGCTTCCGCGCCATATCCGCCGCAGGCCTCTGGGACCTGGACCACGTGTGGGCCGATACGGCGCTGGCCTCCCGCGCCGAAATTCGCGAATACCTCCAGCGCTACGGCCATCGACGGCTGATGTTCGGGTCCGACTTCCCGTTCGGCGAGCCGGCCGAGGAACTGCACAAAATCCGCAGCCTGAACCTGGATGACCAGGTTGAAACGGCCATCCTGGGCGGAAATTTCAAGCGCCTGCAGGCGGCAGTCGACCAT is drawn from Desulfatitalea tepidiphila and contains these coding sequences:
- a CDS encoding integron integrase, which produces MVRVLRLKQRSYRTERTYIHWLRSFYSHVKPAIPSELTDRHIIDFLSYLAVERHVVKSTQNQAFNALLFFYRHVLEKEVGEIRNAVRAKPKFRLPTVLSPVEVMHLIDHLSGVSRLMAKIIYGGGLRRDECMRLRVKDLDFERNTVTVRAGKGDKDRQTLLPESIVDEVRQHLCNVRHLYEADRKADIAGVQLPGALEKKYPLASKEWIWYWVFPSARLSQDPRSGVVRRHHMSGDVLRKGIRNAAKTVGLAKRVTAHTLRHSFATHLLENGTDIRTIQQLLGHADLNTTMIYTHVARKNAFGVRSPLDHQPA
- a CDS encoding dienelactone hydrolase family protein translates to MKAFIFLISIVMATTAAADGRSVTYTVNGAPYEGYYTTPGGRAPLVLLVHDWDGLTDYEVRRAEMLAKMGYAVFAVDLFGAGVRPTKMEDRRQHTGELYADREKMRALLDGGLKAARDQGADTANAVAMGYCFGGAAVLELARSGADLKGFVSFHGGLSTPQGQDYSRTRAPVLILHGAADTAISMDDFAKLAKELEKHGVAHEMIAYGGAPHAFTVFGEDRYREDADRKSWQRFSEFLKDVLR
- a CDS encoding protein-L-isoaspartate(D-aspartate) O-methyltransferase, which encodes MAGEPGDASADDRATERREMVARQLKRRGIEDPDVLRAMAKVPRHRFVPQALQAMAYADQPLPIGHDQTISQPYIVALMSEVLAVRPGQRVLEVGTGSGYQAAVLAEMGVTVYSIEIIPELGRRAATVLGELGYEGANLKIGDGYRGWPEAAPFDGIIVTCAPGDIPEPLTEQLAEGGRLVIPVGDGFAQKLVRLTKTEGRMVEEKIVDVRFVPMVDEKGKTY
- a CDS encoding B12-binding domain-containing radical SAM protein; the protein is MNKVVLLQLPVPQTNFGRQTGNTPLAAAWLKASLPAAAAAQVRILPESIVSYLGDAALVDLVLTETPDIVGFTVYCWNLDRSLHMAKQLKRLSAARIVFGGPEITPDNPRLLGAPIDFRVYGEGEIVFERLIGDPAFWSLGSASAPADTGFESLPSPYLAGLLEPGLSNVILLETQRGCPYRCRYCYYNKARSGLTFASEAHVFDAVDWAGSQGIGEIYLLDPCLSARPRFNTFLKRLAMHNRDRRMGFVSEIRAESIDRALADLFQTVGFLRFEIGLQSTNPKALAAMNRRTDLARLAAGAHLLKARGIVPQIDLILGLPGDDPAGFRRSVDFLVDNDLADDVQLFPLSLLPGTEFRAQSRSLGLRFTPAPPYTVWDTPTFSHEEMLAAIDYAEVKLDAAFYPFADLNIAWRLHQEAAPRDVTARIGEQEIYTKLYLTGPRTSQELQAVAPRLSHPYQLFVDPKFTDAAALGRVITALSAANPFTPFEVVFLSPPHRPDRNRLLSAVRLKRPHVLDLEERFLYDRPGNRAVIFTIVNEDRQVRQTGEMERQVFWWRHGNLPTRAALDDLLAVDGVLIDTALPQEALVQWQDRFAPLADGLPRIAFAHLVLQHRWLLQTAHDEWAANILDPVGRMDSTSAPSANHPRSVSR
- a CDS encoding amidohydrolase family protein, whose translation is MNPDFPPIIDAHAHCGVLDKSWPQSCEDYERHIDGTGIHGVAFFSPVYEIYDRYDAHFADTPAWQARRRQSNTHLLSLNPAGLSVFPYFFIWNDFAVEQLTPGHRGIKWHRHPGEPKYHYDDPRCLAALDEIRRRRLPVVLEEELEHTVRFIGGLAQGIRVIIPHLGGLNGGFRAISAAGLWDLDHVWADTALASRAEIREYLQRYGHRRLMFGSDFPFGEPAEELHKIRSLNLDDQVETAILGGNFKRLQAAVDHR